A single window of Bordetella genomosp. 11 DNA harbors:
- a CDS encoding integrating conjugative element protein has product MTKPHLPNLTLKGLLVSLAVLPLASLAGEPLIVVEDRGGTSALPYYEALNLQPRANAPARPPVPTPQIPATPADEAAMLPVRSAKLTPGTVARRVIEAPGLRPFVVVGDDEASQAWLRRQADSLRERGAVGLVVNVETVQGLARLRALVPGVPLAPVAGDDLAERLGLRHYPALITATGIEQ; this is encoded by the coding sequence ATGACAAAACCCCATTTGCCCAATCTCACCTTGAAGGGCCTGCTCGTGTCGCTGGCAGTGCTGCCGCTGGCCTCGCTGGCCGGCGAGCCGCTGATCGTGGTCGAGGACCGCGGCGGCACGTCGGCGCTGCCGTACTACGAAGCCCTCAACCTCCAGCCGCGTGCCAATGCACCGGCCCGGCCCCCCGTCCCGACGCCCCAGATTCCCGCGACACCGGCGGACGAGGCCGCCATGCTGCCGGTGCGCAGTGCCAAGCTCACGCCCGGCACCGTTGCGCGGCGGGTGATCGAGGCCCCGGGCCTGCGTCCTTTCGTGGTCGTCGGTGACGACGAGGCTTCGCAGGCCTGGCTGCGCCGCCAGGCAGATTCGCTGCGCGAGCGCGGCGCGGTCGGCCTGGTGGTCAACGTCGAGACGGTGCAGGGCCTGGCGCGGCTGCGTGCCCTGGTGCCCGGCGTGCCACTGGCACCCGTGGCCGGCGATGACCTGGCCGAGCGCCTGGGCCTGCGGCACTACCCGGCGCTGATCACGGCCACCGGCATCGAGCAATGA